The following are encoded together in the Anoplopoma fimbria isolate UVic2021 breed Golden Eagle Sablefish chromosome 9, Afim_UVic_2022, whole genome shotgun sequence genome:
- the LOC129095276 gene encoding B-cell receptor CD22-like, whose translation MSDESHQNLTIKDLTDRDENVYCCRKNGDNPINCWLKGIKLHVADLQVKVIPTTDGQTVALICSSSCPLTEEPAVYIWYQNREVLYQDWSPWYQQLVSSEEAVRYSCAIKGYEDLRAPEVSVDSVTRSCFKVTYAKGTMCSNKQTSEEEPCSITYPTEVHVERTFGAEPGWITLKCNTNCPLTDSETSYRWYKGGYLYENIKRQQATVPRSSNETFSCAVKGIEDLHSAEVCLDDPNCWSINHVSRRICALEGSSVNISSEYSNPNNKKPKSKLWFKIKRSVKEYVQEQIKAEGGVKYHDNMKNQHILTISNLKKDDSAEYTFILQDDKRWKRSDSPGVTLVVTGLKVELSPSAVVTEDQRVTLTCSTSCPLTDNTNYIWFFNSRPLTPTENHNKHLVLDPVSSQHAGSYACAVRSHNNISSHVKTLTVQSKRGQWTPAAAAGVCAALLVIIPLSVFCWIRKKRTSGQPPTNETSVHMEQLNPGPVFEDVSAPPTDQNDLVYSRVLFLRTTQILSTAESTSLRTTQILSTAESGHIQIQNRIRCTTLL comes from the exons ATGTCTGATGAAAGTCATCAAAATCTAACAATCAAAGAtctgacagacagagatgagaaTGTTTACTGCTGCAGAAAGAATGGAGACAACCCAATAAACTGCTGGTTAAAGGGCATCAAACTCCATGTAGCAG ACCTGCAGGTGAAGGTGATTCCCaccacagacggacagacagtaGCACTGATATGTAGCAGCAGCTGTCCTCTGACTGAAGAGCCTGCAGTCTACATCTGGTACCAGAACAGAGAGGTCCTCTATCAGGACTGGTCTCCCTGGTACCAACAGCTGGTCAGCAGTGAGGAAGCAGTCAGATACTCCTGTGCTATCAAAGGCTACGAGGACCTCAGAGCCCCTGAAGTCTCAGTGG ATTCTGTCACACGGAGCTGCTTTAAGGTGACCTATGCTAAAGGGACAATGTGTTCTAATAAGCAGACATCAGAGGAGGAGCCCTGCTCCATCACATATCCAACAG AAGTACATGTTGAAAGGACTTTTGGAGCTGAACCAGGCTGGATCACACTGAAGTGTAACACCAACTGTCCTCTAACTGACTCAGAAACTTCCTATAGGTGGTACAAAGGTGGATATTTATACGAGAACATTAAGAGACAACAGGCTACAGTTCCCCGCTCCTCTAATGAAACATTCTCCTGTGCTGTAAAAGGAATCGAGGATCTGCACTCTGCTGAAGTCT GTCTCGATGATCCGAACTGCTGGAGTATTAATCATGTCAGCAGGAGAATCTGTGCTCTGGAAGGTTCTTCAGTCAACATCTCTAGTGAATATTCTAATCCCAACAACAAGAAACCAAAATCTAAattatggtttaaaataaagagaagtgTGAAGGAATACGTTCAAGAGCAAATTAAAGCTGAAGGTGGTGTGAAGTATCATGACAACATGAAGAACCAACACATCCTGACAATCAGTAACCTGAAGAAGGATGACTCAGCAGAATACACATTCATACTCCAAGATGACAAAAGATGGAAACGGTCTGATTCACCTGGAGTCACTCTGGTTGTCACAG GCCTGAAAGTGGAGTTGAGTCCTTCTGCAGTGGTGACAGAGGACCAGAGAGTCACACTGACCTGCAGTACCAGCTGTCCTCTGACTGACAACACAAACTACATCTGGTTCTTCAACAGTCGACCTCTGACCCCGACAGAGAACCACAACAAACACCTGGTTCTGGACCCGGTCAGCAGTCAGCATGCAGGAAGCTACGCCTGTGCTGTCAGAAGCCACAACAACATCAGCTCTCATGTAAAGACTCTCACTGTCCAGAGTAAAAGAGGACAATggacaccagcagcagctgcaggagtcTGTGCTGCTCTCCTGGTTATAATacccctctctgtcttctgctGGATCAG AAAGAAGAGGACTTCAGGTCAACCTCCAACAAATGAAACCTCAGTCCACATGGAGCAG TTAAACCCTGGTCCTGTGTTTGAGGACGTCTCAGCTCCACCAACAGATCAGAATGATCTGGTCTACAGCAGAGTCCTCTTCCTCAGAACCACACAGATCCTCTCTACAGCAGAGTCCACTTCCCTCAGAACCACACAGATCCTCTCTACAGCAGAGTCCGGCCACATCCAGATCCAGAACAGGATCAGGTGCACTACGCTGCTGTGA